The Osmia lignaria lignaria isolate PbOS001 chromosome 14, iyOsmLign1, whole genome shotgun sequence genome has a window encoding:
- the LOC117609004 gene encoding uncharacterized protein LOC117609004 translates to MSEMTSVEQQQQQQQYVGGSSNPEHHCKDCGLYFESDKSLEVHLRYHQENLLSQWASQAQQEESNNNNSKAGNHNSHVGVKRESVTAPADSSESSSRPPSQDPTSSQQSQQQQHSQQQQQQQQQQQQQPQQQQPGGQNYNHFQASMFGEANYFMQNEPAYILPHHYSPPREDAQNNGGSSGGGGGGGYSRYHPYQHQQHFPPERTSSVSSTSPRSPPIQCDKCGAVYEDANQLGEHVRTNHSNSPSGYPGQQQYQQLGNSPQQQNQQQQLHSSPPQSGQQQQQQQQQSGYDYNGGQTMKTELKQEPEEQAEILDLDSHKVQTHRYEEELMRLHQQQQQELQMQMHQQQVMQQHQQQQRAGSHSVSSMLGWPPAAQPHDYHPGLSPMGPMDSVSPLSDQGQFMRGQHMPVEPPRHPGSPIITSTQPMPGHQMPGGLLQQPPKPPPLANQSWKSNEARRPKTYNCTACNKWFTSSGHLKRHYNTTLHKNAVKQSNQPDPANMPISAHHHPGRDSHSGGGRGGGPSRSPELSSSGSPPNLMAGPSGEAARGLLHTPTTLYNNNNSSNNNNNSNHSNSSSSSESSAALTQQQQQQQQAPSGVHLGSTMVPPLNSPAQSPLAAHHQQQMGSPSPQLGHQQQQQQLHHLPMGSPSGQLPVHHPMSSPMSPMHPPPAPHLSSPSPMGSSHPHHMSSPSPITPGSVHPAMASPTAMGGTTMPHQPYPNALPPHVTTTTNIPGLLESITIQLTTTGNEMPLPLSGQSQHQQSQHHHHHQQQQQQQQQQQQQQHHQQQQQQQQQQQTQDVLPGFGTFSNHQRPLPSFTQFNVTGFLIGHNQPQAVNVGGLSPEENASPHERSFDSSESKYDPYRSSPPRYESLTNMDVNMHPNTDGMIIKQYEVHTHNHHMSNSIHQSPDNLEANNNLPQAIQAKEELNPNIGRYYQKHQKSKVNSVITKEHQVTSTNTGSHYISQDGFHKCIECDKVFNKACYLTQHNKSFHSGDKPFKCNQCGKRFPLEYLHAEHLQKHAGDKPYKCEICPKQFNHKTDLRRHMCLHTGEKPYACDNCGKGFIRKDHMMKHLETHKKKSNNHNVHLRA, encoded by the coding sequence ATGAGTGAAATGACGAGTGTcgagcagcaacagcaacaacaacagtaCGTAGGCGGCAGTTCGAATCCGGAGCACCATTGCAAGGACTGCGGCCTTTATTTCGAAAGCGATAAAAGTCTCGAGGTGCACCTGCGCTACCACCAGGAGAACCTGCTAAGTCAGTGGGCGAGCCAGGCACAGCAGGAGGAgagtaacaacaacaacagtaaGGCCGGCAATCACAACAGTCACGTGGGCGTAAAACGCGAAAGCGTGACCGCGCCGGCGGACTCGAGCGAGTCATCCTCGAGACCGCCCTCTCAGGATCCCACGTCCTCTCAACAAtcgcaacaacaacaacactcgcaacagcagcagcaacaacagcagcagcaacagcagcaaccgCAGCAACAACAGCCTGGTGGTCAGAATTACAATCATTTCCAGGCATCGATGTTCGGCGAGGCCAATTATTTCATGCAGAACGAACCGGCCTATATCTTACCTCATCACTACTCACCGCCGCGAGAAGACGCGCAAAACAATGGTGGGAGTAGtggtggaggtggaggtggaggttATTCGCGGTACCATCCGTATCAACATCAACAACACTTTCCACCGGAACGCACCAGTTCCGTCAGTTCCACCAGTCCGAGAAGTCCGCCAATTCAGTGTGACAAGTGCGGTGCTGTTTACGAGGACGCTAATCAACTGGGTGAACACGTACGAACGAATCATTCGAATTCACCCAGTGGTTATCCTGGCCAACAGCAGTACCAGCAACTTGGAAACAGTCCtcaacaacaaaatcaacagCAACAGCTGCACTCGTCGCCGCCGCAGTCCGgtcagcagcagcaacagcaacagcagcaatctGGTTACGATTATAATGGCGGGCAAACGATGAAAACGGAACTGAAGCAGGAACCAGAGGAGCAGGCCGAAATTCTTGATTTGGACTCTCACAAGGTGCAAACTCACAGGTACGAGGAGGAGCTGATGAGGCTGcaccaacagcaacagcaggaGTTGCAGATGCAGATGCATCAGCAGCAGGTAATGCAGCAGCATCAACAGCAGCAGAGGGCTGGATCTCATTCGGTGAGTTCTATGCTGGGCTGGCCACCGGCCGCTCAGCCTCACGATTATCACCCTGGATTATCGCCCATGGGTCCCATGGACAGCGTTTCGCCGCTCTCAGATCAGGGTCAATTCATGCGTGGGCAACATATGCCTGTCGAACCGCCGCGACATCCAGGTTCCCCTATCATTACCAGCACGCAACCGATGCCAGGTCATCAGATGCCCGGTGGTCTTCTACAGCAACCACCGAAGCCTCCACCTTTGGCTAATCAATCGTGGAAAAGTAACGAAGCGCGGCGGCCAAAGACCTACAACTGCACCGCGTGCAACAAGTGGTTCACCAGCTCGGGACATCTGAAAAGGCACTACAATACGACGCTGCACAAGAACGCGGTGAAACAAAGCAATCAACCGGATCCAGCGAACATGCCGATCAGTGCTCATCATCATCCTGGTAGAGATAGTCATTCTGGTGGTGGCAGAGGCGGTGGACCATCCAGATCGCCAGAGTTATCTTCTTCCGGGAGTCCCCCAAACTTGATGGCAGGTCCCTCGGGCGAGGCGGCGAGGGGCCTGCTCCACACGCCCACCACTCtctacaacaacaacaacagcagcaacaacaacaacaattccaaccacagcaacagcagcagcagcagcgagTCTTCAGCGGCTCTAacccaacagcagcagcagcagcaacaggcGCCTTCGGGGGTACACTTGGGCTCCACAATGGTACCGCCGCTCAATTCGCCGGCGCAATCGCCACTGGCGGCTCACCATCAGCAACAAATGGGTTCTCCATCCCCCCAGCTGGGCcatcagcagcagcaacagcagcttCATCACCTGCCAATGGGTTCACCGTCGGGCCAACTTCCGGTCCACCATCCCATGAGTTCGCCCATGTCACCCATGCATCCACCGCCGGCGCCCCACCTGAGTTCACCTTCGCCAATGGGCTCGTCCCACCCACACCACATGAGTTCGCCGTCTCCCATAACGCCGGGCTCGGTCCACCCAGCAATGGCTTCGCCCACGGCGATGGGGGGTACTACGATGCCTCATCAGCCGTACCCAAACGCCTTGCCCCCCCACGTTACAACTACTACCAACATCCCGGGCCTGCTGGAGTCTATCACCATCCAGCTAACTACTACTGGTAATGAGATGCCTTTACCGCTCTCCGGTCAATCTCAACACCAGCAGTCACAacatcatcatcaccatcaacagcaacagcagcagcagcagcagcagcaacaacaacaacatcaccaacagcagcagcagcagcagcagcaacagcagacTCAGGATGTTTTACCCGGTTTCGGGACCTTCAGCAATCATCAGAGGCCCCTGCCGAGTTTCACTCAATTCAATGTGACCGGGTTTTTGATAGGCCACAATCAACCGCAGGCCGTTAACGTGGGGGGGCTAAGTCCGGAGGAGAACGCATCTCCTCACGAAAGATCGTTCGATTCGTCTGAATCGAAGTACGATCCGTACAGAAGTTCGCCGCCTCGATACGAGTCCCTCACGAACATGGACGTGAACATGCATCCAAATACCGACGGGATGATTATCAAACAATACGAGGTCCATACTCATAATCATCACATGTCGAACTCGATTCATCAATCGCCGGACAATCTCGAGGCGAACAACAATCTGCCGCAAGCGATTCAAGCGAAGGAGGAATTGAATCCGAACATCGGTAGATATTATCAGAAACATCAGAAATCGAAAGTAAACTCTGTGATCACGAAGGAACATCAGGTGACCAGTACCAACACCGGTTCGCATTACATTTCCCAGGACGGTTTTCACAAGTGCATCGAGTGCGACAAGGTATTCAACAAGGCTTGCTACCTGACGCAACACAACAAGAGCTTCCACTCTGGCGACAAGCCGTTCAAATGCAATCAGTGCGGTAAGAGGTTCCCCCTCGAGTACCTGCACGCGGAGCACCTGCAGAAGCACGCCGGTGACAAGCCGTACAAGTGCGAGATATGTCCGAAGCAGTTTAACCACAAAACTGACCTCAGGCGGCACATGTGCCTCCACACTGGCGAAAAGCCGTACGCCTGTGATAATTGCGGCAAGGGATTCATCAGGAAGGACCACATGATGAAGCACCTCGAGACGCACAAAAAGAAATCCAACAACCATAACGTCCATTTGCGGGCGTGA